A genomic region of Halalkalicoccus subterraneus contains the following coding sequences:
- a CDS encoding DUF5779 family protein: MADFNLDLRSVEEHIDDEDGGDGARITLGVLDGTTPPEEWIAATERGEVLVLAVEGELNELASGFAREISESGGELVHFRSFLIVTPDGVSVDTDRL, from the coding sequence ATGGCCGACTTCAACCTCGACCTCCGGTCGGTTGAGGAACATATCGACGACGAGGACGGCGGGGACGGAGCCCGGATCACGCTGGGCGTGCTCGACGGGACGACTCCCCCCGAGGAGTGGATCGCCGCAACGGAACGCGGCGAGGTGCTCGTGCTCGCGGTCGAGGGCGAACTGAACGAACTCGCGAGCGGGTTCGCCCGCGAGATCAGCGAGTCCGGCGGCGAACTCGTTCACTTCCGGTCGTTTCTTATCGTGACCCCGGACGGCGTGAGCGTCGATACGGATCGCCTCTGA
- a CDS encoding ferritin-like domain-containing protein has protein sequence MTSDQVIDLLQEAYNDELETVMNYLTNSIVLDGVHAEGIKESLDLDVDEELNHARMLGQRLKQLDARPPSSFDFEAAQSGLQPPEDSTDILSVIDGVIEAEEGAIETYRALINAAEEADDPVTEDLAVELLSDEEAHRAEFRGFRREYKD, from the coding sequence ATGACGAGCGATCAGGTCATCGACCTCCTCCAGGAGGCGTACAACGACGAACTCGAAACGGTGATGAACTACCTGACGAACTCGATCGTCCTCGACGGGGTGCACGCCGAGGGGATCAAAGAGAGCCTCGATCTGGACGTCGACGAAGAGCTGAATCACGCCCGAATGTTGGGCCAGCGCCTGAAACAGCTCGATGCCCGTCCGCCGTCCTCCTTCGATTTCGAGGCGGCACAGTCGGGCCTTCAGCCCCCCGAGGACAGCACGGACATCCTCAGCGTGATCGACGGCGTCATCGAGGCCGAGGAGGGCGCCATCGAAACGTATCGCGCGCTGATCAACGCCGCCGAGGAGGCAGACGACCCCGTCACCGAGGACTTGGCGGTCGAACTGCTCAGCGACGAGGAGGCCCATCGCGCTGAGTTCCGCGGGTTCCGCCGGGAGTACAAGGACTGA